A single genomic interval of Planctomycetota bacterium harbors:
- a CDS encoding VOC family protein, whose translation MARGSVSLDKGGVMLSPLYRVIIFVSDVQKCAAFYKRFFGLAPLETAEPTEWQEMDAGGVRLAFHRAYGPSGPIKKATGDSMHPHKIVFYAEDVEAKRTELVIGRIPMGKIMRSGDLVMCDGSDPEGHRFQISNRK comes from the coding sequence ATGGCGCGCGGTTCGGTTTCATTGGACAAGGGAGGCGTCATGCTCTCGCCGCTTTATCGTGTGATCATTTTCGTGTCGGACGTGCAGAAATGCGCGGCGTTTTACAAGCGGTTCTTCGGGCTGGCGCCGTTGGAGACGGCGGAGCCGACGGAGTGGCAGGAGATGGACGCGGGGGGCGTGCGGCTGGCGTTTCACCGGGCGTACGGTCCGAGCGGGCCGATCAAGAAGGCGACGGGGGACTCGATGCATCCGCACAAGATCGTGTTTTACGCGGAGGATGTGGAGGCGAAGCGGACGGAACTGGTCATCGGGCGCATCCCGATGGGCAAGATCATGCGGAGCGGGGATCTGGTCATGTGCGACGGGTCGGACCCGGAGGGACACCGGTTTCAGATTTCCAATCGCAAGTGA
- a CDS encoding protein arginine kinase codes for MSLADLNDNASQWLRKPGPEGDVVISSRIRLARNIAGYPFLTRATPAQRRDLLLTCRSRILESNLAQRMLWIDLCESPRLDRQLLVERHLISRQHSQGKNPRAVALSDDELISIMVNEEDHIRLQVLRPGMQLTDAYAQANRIDDTLEAKLDFAYTSKLGYLTACPTNVGTGIRVSVMLHLPALKLTGEIDRVRRAAKDMHLAVRGFYGEGTEAVGDLYQVSNQTTLGRSEEQILDDFADIVIPQIIDYERRARQALSDHRSTVLDDKIYRAWGTLSHARLLGSEESLYLLSAVRLGVSMGRLTGVTLATINELLLLTQPAHLQKMSGAAMTGAQRRAYRAGYVRRRLGV; via the coding sequence ATGAGTCTGGCGGACCTCAATGACAATGCCAGTCAATGGCTCCGCAAGCCGGGGCCCGAGGGCGATGTGGTCATTTCCAGCCGCATCCGACTCGCACGCAACATCGCCGGCTACCCCTTCCTGACGCGCGCGACGCCCGCCCAGCGGCGCGACCTCTTGTTGACCTGTCGCTCGCGCATTCTCGAATCGAACCTCGCTCAGCGCATGCTCTGGATCGACCTGTGTGAAAGTCCGCGGCTTGATCGACAACTGCTCGTCGAACGCCATCTGATCTCCCGCCAGCACAGTCAGGGCAAGAACCCCCGGGCGGTCGCGCTGTCGGATGATGAACTCATTTCGATCATGGTCAACGAGGAGGACCACATCCGGCTTCAGGTCCTTCGCCCCGGCATGCAGCTCACCGATGCGTACGCACAGGCCAATCGCATCGACGATACGCTCGAAGCCAAACTCGACTTCGCGTACACATCGAAGCTCGGCTACCTGACCGCGTGTCCGACGAATGTCGGCACGGGCATCCGCGTGTCGGTCATGCTGCATCTGCCCGCGCTGAAACTCACCGGCGAGATCGACCGCGTGCGCCGGGCGGCGAAGGACATGCACCTGGCCGTGCGCGGATTTTACGGCGAAGGCACCGAGGCGGTCGGCGATCTTTATCAGGTGTCGAACCAGACGACGCTCGGCCGCAGCGAGGAGCAGATCCTCGACGACTTCGCCGACATCGTGATCCCGCAGATCATCGACTACGAGCGCCGGGCGCGTCAGGCATTGTCGGATCATCGCTCGACGGTGCTGGACGACAAGATTTATCGGGCCTGGGGCACGCTCAGCCACGCCCGCCTGCTCGGCTCCGAGGAATCGCTGTACCTGCTCAGCGCGGTGCGGCTCGGGGTGAGCATGGGCCGGCTGACGGGCGTGACGCTGGCGACGATTAACGAATTGCTCTTGTTGACCCAGCCGGCGCACTTGCAGAAAATGTCTGGAGCGGCGATGACCGGGGCGCAGCGCCGCGCGTATCGGGCTGGGTATGTACGGCGACGGTTGGGTGTGTGA